The following proteins are co-located in the Microplitis demolitor isolate Queensland-Clemson2020A chromosome 3, iyMicDemo2.1a, whole genome shotgun sequence genome:
- the LOC103580728 gene encoding rho GTPase-activating protein 44 isoform X1: protein MKKQFFRVKQLADQTFSRAGKTEVLTDDLQAADKHVDQIRAALTGLSKRLGTLPNQTNVLDPAYKEKRLKKCPEYILGQTMLENAAVEGLMSFALSECGRAQVALANETVDHEAKVEQYVAAPLHHILETDVPNIIKHKRNLARLTLDMDSARTRYQQAFKHNAGGTGATKVDSLREELEEAETKVEQCRDQLAAEMFQLMSRETELAQTIIQYVKLQRAYHESALHCLEELIPGLESYINDNEMKPVYGYPLEEHLRVTNRKIALPIQLCVSTLLRLGMEEEGLFRIAGGASKLRRIKLSLDACCLTLPTALEYKDPHVVAGALKSYLRELPEPLLTFKLYPEWMAAAKISQSDARLRALWEVLHKLPSANLENLRFLIKFLAVLTKNSDINKMSPQNIAIVIAPNLIWSPQEDINTMVMNMSTANNSSLIVEQLITYADWFFPGEIDFDRDLDIGIVNGAESQVIGMRRCISNSSLSDLGESPPQGSPKPAARRKNKPAPTPPSVGNPGSGGGTPDKQERRVDDKPPPAPDKPPRPLTTATLNRHTYKAQKHEVNTELMTHHTDNKTDKVEKVLENEINKTPLGFEAVTNVDSTVINDNNDKINVESRAQVYDNDVEHKRNDSDPNPPIGFEGINSRTGSISGNGCGNAGGVIQSKIAADSSENIDAQKSRPVPAEKPGTSTLERRKMPVAAPRTITNVIPSNTVIVDDSVEIRNKKSDGNSVIVNATPDRNSKPAIPERPAGLARPSSLIRQHIRQSNDNLDADVGPLTLERTHMYSVDKQQVSIIQVRGSNPVNSTSSSSSITSAETNGNVPNLQRSPSVGSRPTSVSFTNDRPEKPPRPTDLPPEPTKSHSRTRSEGNIIDVQTQTETVIVPKSPPHHNTPVSPRFHQRPPRPQPPPPPPPTTRPKSDHESTNL, encoded by the exons atgaagaaacaattttttcgagtTAAACAACTTGCGGATCAAACATTTTCTAG agctGGAAAAACAGAAGTGCTGACTGATGATTTACAAGCAGCAGACAAACATGTAGATCAAATAAGAGCCGCGTTAACTGGACTGAGTAAAAGACTGGGGACTTTGCCGAATCAGACGAATGTCTTGGATCCTGCTTACAAAGAAAAACGTCta AAAAAATGCCCGGAGTACATACTGGGACAGACGATGTTGGAAAACGCGGCGGTGGAAGGTCTGATGAGCTTCGCGTTGTCCGAGTGTGGAAGAGCCCAAGTCGCGTTGGCTAACGAGACAGTAGACCATGAAGCCAAAGTCGAGCAGTATGTAGCCGCCCCGCTTCACCATATTCTCGAGACTGATGTACCCAATATCATTAAACACAAGAGAAATTTAGCTAGATTGACTTTAGATATGGATAGTGCAAGAACTAGATATCAGCAGGCTTTCAAACATAACGCTGGAG GAACGGGAGCTACCAAAGTAGACAGTCTGCGTGAAGAGCTTGAAGAGGCTGAGACGAAAGTGGAACAGTGCCGAGATCAATTGGCTGCCGAAATGTTCCAGTTGATGTCCCGCGAAACGGAACTTGCTCAAACAATTATACAGTACGTGAAACTTCAACGAGCTTACCATGAAAGTGCCTTACATTGTTTAGAAGAACTCATACCTGGATTAGAGAGTTACATCa ATGACAATGAGATGAAACCAGTGTATGGTTACCCACTGGAAGAACACTTGAGAGTGACGAATAGGAAAATAGCACTACCGATCCAATTGTGCGTGTCGACGTTACTGAGACTGGGCATGGAGGAAGAGGGGCTCTTTAGGATAGCAGGTGGTGCGTCTAAATtaagaagaataaaattaagtttgGACGCGTGTTGCTTAACGCTGCCTACTGCGTTGGAGTACAAAGACCCTCATGTTGTTGCGGGCGCTTTGAAGTCATATTTACGCGAATTACCTGAGCCTCTTCTTACCTTCAA attataCCCAGAATGGATGGCCGCTGCTAAAATAAGTCAAAGTGACGCCAGATTACGGGCTCTCTGGGAAGTCCTTCATAAACTTCCGTCGgcaaatttggaaaatttgaggtttttaattaaatttttggctgTTCTTACTAAGAACagtgatataaataaaatgtcaccGCAAAATATTGCTATTGTCATTGCTCCTAATTTAATTTGGAGTCCTCAGGAAGATATAAATACCATGgt aatgAACATGAGTACCGCTAATAACTCTAGTCTCATAGTCGAGCAGCTGATAACTTACGCCGACTGGTTTTTTCCCGGCGAAATAGATTTCGATCGTGATTTAGATATTGGAATAGTCAATGGTGCTGAGTCACAAGTTATTGGCATGCGTAGATGTATTTCAAACAGTAGTCTGAGTGATCTAGGAGAAAGTCCACCGCAAGGTAGTCCAAAACCAGCGGCGCGTAGAAAAAACAAACCAGCTCCGACACCGCCAAGTGTTGGGAATCCTGGTAGCGGTGGAGGTACACCAGATAAACAAGAACGACGAGTTGATGATAAACCACCGCCCGCTCCAGACAAACCGCCACGGCCTTTAACCACAGCAACACTTAACCGTCATACTTATAAGGCTCAAAAGCATGAAGTTAATACTGAATTGATGACCCATCATACTGACAATAAAACAGACAAAGTGGAGAAAGTTCTTGAgaacgaaataaataaaacgccTTTAGGATTTGAAGCTGTTACTAATGTCGATTCGACGgtgattaatgataataatgataagataAATGTTGAATCACGTGCTCAAGTTTATGATAATGATGTTGAACATAAACGCAATGATTCCGATCCAAATCCTCCCATTGGTTTTGAAGGTATTAATTCACGTACTGGTAGTATAAGTGGAAATGGATGTGGAAACGCTGGAGGAGTAATTCAAAGTAAAATAGCTGCTGATTCTTCAGAAAATATCGATGCACAAAAATCTCGTCCTGTTCCTGCTGAAAAACCAGGAACGTCAACTTTAGAACGACGTAAAATGCCAGTTGCTGCACCACGTACTATAACGAATGTTATTCCATCTAAtacag TGATTGTAGATGACTCAGTAGAAATACGTAACAAAAAGAGCGATGGGAACAGCGTAATTGTTAACGCAACACCCGACAGAAATAGTAAACCCGCTATCCCAGAACGTCCTGCTGGGTTGGCTAGACCCTCGAGCTTGATCCGTCAACATATAAGGCAGAGTAATGATAACTTGGATGCTGATGTCGGA CCATTAACTCTGGAGAGGACTCACATGTATTCCGTTGACAAACAGCAGGTCAGTATAATACAAGTCCGTGGAAGCAATCCAGTAAATTCAACGTCATCGTCATCGTCAATCACATCAGCAGAGACCAATGGAAATGTTCCTAATTTGCAAAGAAGTCCAAGTGTGGGCAGTCGACCAACCTCAGTGTCATTTACCAACGACCGTCCGGAAAAACCTCCGAGGCCGACGGACTTGCCGCCAGAGCCCACCAAGTCCCACTCGAGGACACGTTCTGAGGGTAATATTATCGACGTCCAAACCCAGACTGAAACCGTGATAGTTCCTAAGTCACCACCGCATCATAACACGCCAGTATCCCCAAGATTTCATCAACGGCCTCCTCGACCTCAGCCACCGCCTCCTCCCCCGCCAACTACGCGACCAAAATCCGATCACGAGAGTACCAATCTCTAG
- the LOC103580728 gene encoding rho GTPase-activating protein 44 isoform X3: MKKQFFRVKQLADQTFSRAGKTEVLTDDLQAADKHVDQIRAALTGLSKRLGTLPNQTNVLDPAYKEKRLKKCPEYILGQTMLENAAVEGLMSFALSECGRAQVALANETVDHEAKVEQYVAAPLHHILETDVPNIIKHKRNLARLTLDMDSARTRYQQAFKHNAGGTGATKVDSLREELEEAETKVEQCRDQLAAEMFQLMSRETELAQTIIQYVKLQRAYHESALHCLEELIPGLESYINDNEMKPVYGYPLEEHLRVTNRKIALPIQLCVSTLLRLGMEEEGLFRIAGGASKLRRIKLSLDACCLTLPTALEYKDPHVVAGALKSYLRELPEPLLTFKLYPEWMAAAKISQSDARLRALWEVLHKLPSANLENLRFLIKFLAVLTKNSDINKMSPQNIAIVIAPNLIWSPQEDINTMVMNMSTANNSSLIVEQLITYADWFFPGEIDFDRDLDIGIVNGAESQVIGMRRCISNSSLSDLGESPPQGSPKPAARRKNKPAPTPPSVGNPGSGGGTPDKQERRVDDKPPPAPDKPPRPLTTATLNRHTYKAQKHEVNTELMTHHTDNKTDKVEKVLENEINKTPLGFEAVTNVDSTVINDNNDKINVESRAQVYDNDVEHKRNDSDPNPPIGFEGINSRTGSISGNGCGNAGGVIQSKIAADSSENIDAQKSRPVPAEKPGTSTLERRKMPVAAPRTITNVIPSNTVIVDDSVEIRNKKSDGNSVIVNATPDRNSKPAIPERPAGLARPSSLIRQHIRQSNDNLDADVGRTHMYSVDKQQVSIIQVRGSNPVNSTSSSSSITSAETNGNVPNLQRSPSVGSRPTSVSFTNDRPEKPPRPTDLPPEPTKSHSRTRSEGNIIDVQTQTETVIVPKSPPHHNTPVSPRFHQRPPRPQPPPPPPPTTRPKSDHESTNL, from the exons atgaagaaacaattttttcgagtTAAACAACTTGCGGATCAAACATTTTCTAG agctGGAAAAACAGAAGTGCTGACTGATGATTTACAAGCAGCAGACAAACATGTAGATCAAATAAGAGCCGCGTTAACTGGACTGAGTAAAAGACTGGGGACTTTGCCGAATCAGACGAATGTCTTGGATCCTGCTTACAAAGAAAAACGTCta AAAAAATGCCCGGAGTACATACTGGGACAGACGATGTTGGAAAACGCGGCGGTGGAAGGTCTGATGAGCTTCGCGTTGTCCGAGTGTGGAAGAGCCCAAGTCGCGTTGGCTAACGAGACAGTAGACCATGAAGCCAAAGTCGAGCAGTATGTAGCCGCCCCGCTTCACCATATTCTCGAGACTGATGTACCCAATATCATTAAACACAAGAGAAATTTAGCTAGATTGACTTTAGATATGGATAGTGCAAGAACTAGATATCAGCAGGCTTTCAAACATAACGCTGGAG GAACGGGAGCTACCAAAGTAGACAGTCTGCGTGAAGAGCTTGAAGAGGCTGAGACGAAAGTGGAACAGTGCCGAGATCAATTGGCTGCCGAAATGTTCCAGTTGATGTCCCGCGAAACGGAACTTGCTCAAACAATTATACAGTACGTGAAACTTCAACGAGCTTACCATGAAAGTGCCTTACATTGTTTAGAAGAACTCATACCTGGATTAGAGAGTTACATCa ATGACAATGAGATGAAACCAGTGTATGGTTACCCACTGGAAGAACACTTGAGAGTGACGAATAGGAAAATAGCACTACCGATCCAATTGTGCGTGTCGACGTTACTGAGACTGGGCATGGAGGAAGAGGGGCTCTTTAGGATAGCAGGTGGTGCGTCTAAATtaagaagaataaaattaagtttgGACGCGTGTTGCTTAACGCTGCCTACTGCGTTGGAGTACAAAGACCCTCATGTTGTTGCGGGCGCTTTGAAGTCATATTTACGCGAATTACCTGAGCCTCTTCTTACCTTCAA attataCCCAGAATGGATGGCCGCTGCTAAAATAAGTCAAAGTGACGCCAGATTACGGGCTCTCTGGGAAGTCCTTCATAAACTTCCGTCGgcaaatttggaaaatttgaggtttttaattaaatttttggctgTTCTTACTAAGAACagtgatataaataaaatgtcaccGCAAAATATTGCTATTGTCATTGCTCCTAATTTAATTTGGAGTCCTCAGGAAGATATAAATACCATGgt aatgAACATGAGTACCGCTAATAACTCTAGTCTCATAGTCGAGCAGCTGATAACTTACGCCGACTGGTTTTTTCCCGGCGAAATAGATTTCGATCGTGATTTAGATATTGGAATAGTCAATGGTGCTGAGTCACAAGTTATTGGCATGCGTAGATGTATTTCAAACAGTAGTCTGAGTGATCTAGGAGAAAGTCCACCGCAAGGTAGTCCAAAACCAGCGGCGCGTAGAAAAAACAAACCAGCTCCGACACCGCCAAGTGTTGGGAATCCTGGTAGCGGTGGAGGTACACCAGATAAACAAGAACGACGAGTTGATGATAAACCACCGCCCGCTCCAGACAAACCGCCACGGCCTTTAACCACAGCAACACTTAACCGTCATACTTATAAGGCTCAAAAGCATGAAGTTAATACTGAATTGATGACCCATCATACTGACAATAAAACAGACAAAGTGGAGAAAGTTCTTGAgaacgaaataaataaaacgccTTTAGGATTTGAAGCTGTTACTAATGTCGATTCGACGgtgattaatgataataatgataagataAATGTTGAATCACGTGCTCAAGTTTATGATAATGATGTTGAACATAAACGCAATGATTCCGATCCAAATCCTCCCATTGGTTTTGAAGGTATTAATTCACGTACTGGTAGTATAAGTGGAAATGGATGTGGAAACGCTGGAGGAGTAATTCAAAGTAAAATAGCTGCTGATTCTTCAGAAAATATCGATGCACAAAAATCTCGTCCTGTTCCTGCTGAAAAACCAGGAACGTCAACTTTAGAACGACGTAAAATGCCAGTTGCTGCACCACGTACTATAACGAATGTTATTCCATCTAAtacag TGATTGTAGATGACTCAGTAGAAATACGTAACAAAAAGAGCGATGGGAACAGCGTAATTGTTAACGCAACACCCGACAGAAATAGTAAACCCGCTATCCCAGAACGTCCTGCTGGGTTGGCTAGACCCTCGAGCTTGATCCGTCAACATATAAGGCAGAGTAATGATAACTTGGATGCTGATGTCGGA AGGACTCACATGTATTCCGTTGACAAACAGCAGGTCAGTATAATACAAGTCCGTGGAAGCAATCCAGTAAATTCAACGTCATCGTCATCGTCAATCACATCAGCAGAGACCAATGGAAATGTTCCTAATTTGCAAAGAAGTCCAAGTGTGGGCAGTCGACCAACCTCAGTGTCATTTACCAACGACCGTCCGGAAAAACCTCCGAGGCCGACGGACTTGCCGCCAGAGCCCACCAAGTCCCACTCGAGGACACGTTCTGAGGGTAATATTATCGACGTCCAAACCCAGACTGAAACCGTGATAGTTCCTAAGTCACCACCGCATCATAACACGCCAGTATCCCCAAGATTTCATCAACGGCCTCCTCGACCTCAGCCACCGCCTCCTCCCCCGCCAACTACGCGACCAAAATCCGATCACGAGAGTACCAATCTCTAG
- the LOC103580728 gene encoding rho GTPase-activating protein 44 isoform X2: MKKQFFRVKQLADQTFSRAGKTEVLTDDLQAADKHVDQIRAALTGLSKRLGTLPNQTNVLDPAYKEKRLKKCPEYILGQTMLENAAVEGLMSFALSECGRAQVALANETVDHEAKVEQYVAAPLHHILETDVPNIIKHKRNLARLTLDMDSARTRYQQAFKHNAGGTGATKVDSLREELEEAETKVEQCRDQLAAEMFQLMSRETELAQTIIQYVKLQRAYHESALHCLEELIPGLESYINDNEMKPVYGYPLEEHLRVTNRKIALPIQLCVSTLLRLGMEEEGLFRIAGGASKLRRIKLSLDACCLTLPTALEYKDPHVVAGALKSYLRELPEPLLTFKLYPEWMAAAKISQSDARLRALWEVLHKLPSANLENLRFLIKFLAVLTKNSDINKMSPQNIAIVIAPNLIWSPQEDINTMVMNMSTANNSSLIVEQLITYADWFFPGEIDFDRDLDIGIVNGAESQVIGMRRCISNSSLSDLGESPPQGSPKPAARRKNKPAPTPPSVGNPGSGGGTPDKQERRVDDKPPPAPDKPPRPLTTATLNRHTYKAQKHEVNTELMTHHTDNKTDKVEKVLENEINKTPLGFEAVTNVDSTVINDNNDKINVESRAQVYDNDVEHKRNDSDPNPPIGFEGINSRTGSISGNGCGNAGGVIQSKIAADSSENIDAQKSRPVPAEKPGTSTLERRKMPVAAPRTITNVIPSNTDDSVEIRNKKSDGNSVIVNATPDRNSKPAIPERPAGLARPSSLIRQHIRQSNDNLDADVGPLTLERTHMYSVDKQQVSIIQVRGSNPVNSTSSSSSITSAETNGNVPNLQRSPSVGSRPTSVSFTNDRPEKPPRPTDLPPEPTKSHSRTRSEGNIIDVQTQTETVIVPKSPPHHNTPVSPRFHQRPPRPQPPPPPPPTTRPKSDHESTNL, translated from the exons atgaagaaacaattttttcgagtTAAACAACTTGCGGATCAAACATTTTCTAG agctGGAAAAACAGAAGTGCTGACTGATGATTTACAAGCAGCAGACAAACATGTAGATCAAATAAGAGCCGCGTTAACTGGACTGAGTAAAAGACTGGGGACTTTGCCGAATCAGACGAATGTCTTGGATCCTGCTTACAAAGAAAAACGTCta AAAAAATGCCCGGAGTACATACTGGGACAGACGATGTTGGAAAACGCGGCGGTGGAAGGTCTGATGAGCTTCGCGTTGTCCGAGTGTGGAAGAGCCCAAGTCGCGTTGGCTAACGAGACAGTAGACCATGAAGCCAAAGTCGAGCAGTATGTAGCCGCCCCGCTTCACCATATTCTCGAGACTGATGTACCCAATATCATTAAACACAAGAGAAATTTAGCTAGATTGACTTTAGATATGGATAGTGCAAGAACTAGATATCAGCAGGCTTTCAAACATAACGCTGGAG GAACGGGAGCTACCAAAGTAGACAGTCTGCGTGAAGAGCTTGAAGAGGCTGAGACGAAAGTGGAACAGTGCCGAGATCAATTGGCTGCCGAAATGTTCCAGTTGATGTCCCGCGAAACGGAACTTGCTCAAACAATTATACAGTACGTGAAACTTCAACGAGCTTACCATGAAAGTGCCTTACATTGTTTAGAAGAACTCATACCTGGATTAGAGAGTTACATCa ATGACAATGAGATGAAACCAGTGTATGGTTACCCACTGGAAGAACACTTGAGAGTGACGAATAGGAAAATAGCACTACCGATCCAATTGTGCGTGTCGACGTTACTGAGACTGGGCATGGAGGAAGAGGGGCTCTTTAGGATAGCAGGTGGTGCGTCTAAATtaagaagaataaaattaagtttgGACGCGTGTTGCTTAACGCTGCCTACTGCGTTGGAGTACAAAGACCCTCATGTTGTTGCGGGCGCTTTGAAGTCATATTTACGCGAATTACCTGAGCCTCTTCTTACCTTCAA attataCCCAGAATGGATGGCCGCTGCTAAAATAAGTCAAAGTGACGCCAGATTACGGGCTCTCTGGGAAGTCCTTCATAAACTTCCGTCGgcaaatttggaaaatttgaggtttttaattaaatttttggctgTTCTTACTAAGAACagtgatataaataaaatgtcaccGCAAAATATTGCTATTGTCATTGCTCCTAATTTAATTTGGAGTCCTCAGGAAGATATAAATACCATGgt aatgAACATGAGTACCGCTAATAACTCTAGTCTCATAGTCGAGCAGCTGATAACTTACGCCGACTGGTTTTTTCCCGGCGAAATAGATTTCGATCGTGATTTAGATATTGGAATAGTCAATGGTGCTGAGTCACAAGTTATTGGCATGCGTAGATGTATTTCAAACAGTAGTCTGAGTGATCTAGGAGAAAGTCCACCGCAAGGTAGTCCAAAACCAGCGGCGCGTAGAAAAAACAAACCAGCTCCGACACCGCCAAGTGTTGGGAATCCTGGTAGCGGTGGAGGTACACCAGATAAACAAGAACGACGAGTTGATGATAAACCACCGCCCGCTCCAGACAAACCGCCACGGCCTTTAACCACAGCAACACTTAACCGTCATACTTATAAGGCTCAAAAGCATGAAGTTAATACTGAATTGATGACCCATCATACTGACAATAAAACAGACAAAGTGGAGAAAGTTCTTGAgaacgaaataaataaaacgccTTTAGGATTTGAAGCTGTTACTAATGTCGATTCGACGgtgattaatgataataatgataagataAATGTTGAATCACGTGCTCAAGTTTATGATAATGATGTTGAACATAAACGCAATGATTCCGATCCAAATCCTCCCATTGGTTTTGAAGGTATTAATTCACGTACTGGTAGTATAAGTGGAAATGGATGTGGAAACGCTGGAGGAGTAATTCAAAGTAAAATAGCTGCTGATTCTTCAGAAAATATCGATGCACAAAAATCTCGTCCTGTTCCTGCTGAAAAACCAGGAACGTCAACTTTAGAACGACGTAAAATGCCAGTTGCTGCACCACGTACTATAACGAATGTTATTCCATCTAAtacag ATGACTCAGTAGAAATACGTAACAAAAAGAGCGATGGGAACAGCGTAATTGTTAACGCAACACCCGACAGAAATAGTAAACCCGCTATCCCAGAACGTCCTGCTGGGTTGGCTAGACCCTCGAGCTTGATCCGTCAACATATAAGGCAGAGTAATGATAACTTGGATGCTGATGTCGGA CCATTAACTCTGGAGAGGACTCACATGTATTCCGTTGACAAACAGCAGGTCAGTATAATACAAGTCCGTGGAAGCAATCCAGTAAATTCAACGTCATCGTCATCGTCAATCACATCAGCAGAGACCAATGGAAATGTTCCTAATTTGCAAAGAAGTCCAAGTGTGGGCAGTCGACCAACCTCAGTGTCATTTACCAACGACCGTCCGGAAAAACCTCCGAGGCCGACGGACTTGCCGCCAGAGCCCACCAAGTCCCACTCGAGGACACGTTCTGAGGGTAATATTATCGACGTCCAAACCCAGACTGAAACCGTGATAGTTCCTAAGTCACCACCGCATCATAACACGCCAGTATCCCCAAGATTTCATCAACGGCCTCCTCGACCTCAGCCACCGCCTCCTCCCCCGCCAACTACGCGACCAAAATCCGATCACGAGAGTACCAATCTCTAG
- the LOC103580728 gene encoding rho GTPase-activating protein 44 isoform X4 encodes MKKQFFRVKQLADQTFSRAGKTEVLTDDLQAADKHVDQIRAALTGLSKRLGTLPNQTNVLDPAYKEKRLKKCPEYILGQTMLENAAVEGLMSFALSECGRAQVALANETVDHEAKVEQYVAAPLHHILETDVPNIIKHKRNLARLTLDMDSARTRYQQAFKHNAGGTGATKVDSLREELEEAETKVEQCRDQLAAEMFQLMSRETELAQTIIQYVKLQRAYHESALHCLEELIPGLESYINDNEMKPVYGYPLEEHLRVTNRKIALPIQLCVSTLLRLGMEEEGLFRIAGGASKLRRIKLSLDACCLTLPTALEYKDPHVVAGALKSYLRELPEPLLTFKLYPEWMAAAKISQSDARLRALWEVLHKLPSANLENLRFLIKFLAVLTKNSDINKMSPQNIAIVIAPNLIWSPQEDINTMVMNMSTANNSSLIVEQLITYADWFFPGEIDFDRDLDIGIVNGAESQVIGMRRCISNSSLSDLGESPPQGSPKPAARRKNKPAPTPPSVGNPGSGGGTPDKQERRVDDKPPPAPDKPPRPLTTATLNRHTYKAQKHEVNTELMTHHTDNKTDKVEKVLENEINKTPLGFEAVTNVDSTVINDNNDKINVESRAQVYDNDVEHKRNDSDPNPPIGFEGINSRTGSISGNGCGNAGGVIQSKIAADSSENIDAQKSRPVPAEKPGTSTLERRKMPVAAPRTITNVIPSNTVIVDDSVEIRNKKSDGNSVIVNATPDRNSKPAIPERPAGLARPSSLIRQHIRQSNDNLDADVGQVSIIQVRGSNPVNSTSSSSSITSAETNGNVPNLQRSPSVGSRPTSVSFTNDRPEKPPRPTDLPPEPTKSHSRTRSEGNIIDVQTQTETVIVPKSPPHHNTPVSPRFHQRPPRPQPPPPPPPTTRPKSDHESTNL; translated from the exons atgaagaaacaattttttcgagtTAAACAACTTGCGGATCAAACATTTTCTAG agctGGAAAAACAGAAGTGCTGACTGATGATTTACAAGCAGCAGACAAACATGTAGATCAAATAAGAGCCGCGTTAACTGGACTGAGTAAAAGACTGGGGACTTTGCCGAATCAGACGAATGTCTTGGATCCTGCTTACAAAGAAAAACGTCta AAAAAATGCCCGGAGTACATACTGGGACAGACGATGTTGGAAAACGCGGCGGTGGAAGGTCTGATGAGCTTCGCGTTGTCCGAGTGTGGAAGAGCCCAAGTCGCGTTGGCTAACGAGACAGTAGACCATGAAGCCAAAGTCGAGCAGTATGTAGCCGCCCCGCTTCACCATATTCTCGAGACTGATGTACCCAATATCATTAAACACAAGAGAAATTTAGCTAGATTGACTTTAGATATGGATAGTGCAAGAACTAGATATCAGCAGGCTTTCAAACATAACGCTGGAG GAACGGGAGCTACCAAAGTAGACAGTCTGCGTGAAGAGCTTGAAGAGGCTGAGACGAAAGTGGAACAGTGCCGAGATCAATTGGCTGCCGAAATGTTCCAGTTGATGTCCCGCGAAACGGAACTTGCTCAAACAATTATACAGTACGTGAAACTTCAACGAGCTTACCATGAAAGTGCCTTACATTGTTTAGAAGAACTCATACCTGGATTAGAGAGTTACATCa ATGACAATGAGATGAAACCAGTGTATGGTTACCCACTGGAAGAACACTTGAGAGTGACGAATAGGAAAATAGCACTACCGATCCAATTGTGCGTGTCGACGTTACTGAGACTGGGCATGGAGGAAGAGGGGCTCTTTAGGATAGCAGGTGGTGCGTCTAAATtaagaagaataaaattaagtttgGACGCGTGTTGCTTAACGCTGCCTACTGCGTTGGAGTACAAAGACCCTCATGTTGTTGCGGGCGCTTTGAAGTCATATTTACGCGAATTACCTGAGCCTCTTCTTACCTTCAA attataCCCAGAATGGATGGCCGCTGCTAAAATAAGTCAAAGTGACGCCAGATTACGGGCTCTCTGGGAAGTCCTTCATAAACTTCCGTCGgcaaatttggaaaatttgaggtttttaattaaatttttggctgTTCTTACTAAGAACagtgatataaataaaatgtcaccGCAAAATATTGCTATTGTCATTGCTCCTAATTTAATTTGGAGTCCTCAGGAAGATATAAATACCATGgt aatgAACATGAGTACCGCTAATAACTCTAGTCTCATAGTCGAGCAGCTGATAACTTACGCCGACTGGTTTTTTCCCGGCGAAATAGATTTCGATCGTGATTTAGATATTGGAATAGTCAATGGTGCTGAGTCACAAGTTATTGGCATGCGTAGATGTATTTCAAACAGTAGTCTGAGTGATCTAGGAGAAAGTCCACCGCAAGGTAGTCCAAAACCAGCGGCGCGTAGAAAAAACAAACCAGCTCCGACACCGCCAAGTGTTGGGAATCCTGGTAGCGGTGGAGGTACACCAGATAAACAAGAACGACGAGTTGATGATAAACCACCGCCCGCTCCAGACAAACCGCCACGGCCTTTAACCACAGCAACACTTAACCGTCATACTTATAAGGCTCAAAAGCATGAAGTTAATACTGAATTGATGACCCATCATACTGACAATAAAACAGACAAAGTGGAGAAAGTTCTTGAgaacgaaataaataaaacgccTTTAGGATTTGAAGCTGTTACTAATGTCGATTCGACGgtgattaatgataataatgataagataAATGTTGAATCACGTGCTCAAGTTTATGATAATGATGTTGAACATAAACGCAATGATTCCGATCCAAATCCTCCCATTGGTTTTGAAGGTATTAATTCACGTACTGGTAGTATAAGTGGAAATGGATGTGGAAACGCTGGAGGAGTAATTCAAAGTAAAATAGCTGCTGATTCTTCAGAAAATATCGATGCACAAAAATCTCGTCCTGTTCCTGCTGAAAAACCAGGAACGTCAACTTTAGAACGACGTAAAATGCCAGTTGCTGCACCACGTACTATAACGAATGTTATTCCATCTAAtacag TGATTGTAGATGACTCAGTAGAAATACGTAACAAAAAGAGCGATGGGAACAGCGTAATTGTTAACGCAACACCCGACAGAAATAGTAAACCCGCTATCCCAGAACGTCCTGCTGGGTTGGCTAGACCCTCGAGCTTGATCCGTCAACATATAAGGCAGAGTAATGATAACTTGGATGCTGATGTCGGA CAGGTCAGTATAATACAAGTCCGTGGAAGCAATCCAGTAAATTCAACGTCATCGTCATCGTCAATCACATCAGCAGAGACCAATGGAAATGTTCCTAATTTGCAAAGAAGTCCAAGTGTGGGCAGTCGACCAACCTCAGTGTCATTTACCAACGACCGTCCGGAAAAACCTCCGAGGCCGACGGACTTGCCGCCAGAGCCCACCAAGTCCCACTCGAGGACACGTTCTGAGGGTAATATTATCGACGTCCAAACCCAGACTGAAACCGTGATAGTTCCTAAGTCACCACCGCATCATAACACGCCAGTATCCCCAAGATTTCATCAACGGCCTCCTCGACCTCAGCCACCGCCTCCTCCCCCGCCAACTACGCGACCAAAATCCGATCACGAGAGTACCAATCTCTAG